The nucleotide sequence TGGGGGGGGCGTTCCGGGTTCCCGGCAATACGGGCCCTGTTGCGGAGTTCAATTACTATGTCGATCCCGAGGCAGCCCACGCGGTCCTCAACGCGGACATACCGGTCACGGTGATCCCTCTCGATGTCACGCATCAGGTTGTTCTGATGCGGAAGGAAATGGAGTACCGCGCCGCCCGCCGCGCGAGCGCTGTAGCAATGACAATTCTGAAGATGACGCGGGACTACATGCTCTACCATCTCGACACGCAGGGATTCAACGGCGGATATCTGCACGATCCTATGGCGGTGGCCGTTGCGGCTCACCCGGGACTGGTGAAGACCCGAAGAACGCACGTCGATGTCGAGGCAAAGGGCGAATACACGCGCGGCATGACGGTGACCGATTTCAAGGAACGGCGCGCAGCTAAGCGCGGCAATGTGCACGTTGCATTGACGGTTGAGAGGGATCGATTCCTCAGGCTCTTTCACGAACGCCTATGGATGTAAGGAAGAACTCGGGGTCTGCACCGGGCGGGCGGAAGAAATCTCCATCGCTCCTCCGCGGCTTCGTGCGGCTTGCAGCGGCATCTGCTTTGTTCCTGTCGGTGCTTCAAACAGCCGCCGCACAGGAGCCTCTCCGCTTTTCACTTCCCCGCCAGCAGGATAGCTTGCGAATCTCCTCCCTGAGCTTCGATCGCGTCTTGAACACCTACACCTGGAACGGAAGCCTGTTCTTCGACCGCGAGTTCAGCGGCGTCGACGTCAAGTTCCGCCAGCTGCTCCGCTCCCGGCTTATTCGAACCGACCAGCAATCGGATCAGAACGAATATGGCGACAGCCTCATCGTCGGTACGGAGATCGCAGAAGGCTGGAAACTGCGCGCGCAGCAGGTGTCGTCGGTCCTGTCGGACAATCGGGCTATCGACCTGACACGGCTCGGGCAGCATCAGTTCCTCGCTGGAATGAGGGTGACGCCGTCGTCCGGGGTTTCGTTCGGCGCATTGGCGGGATACGAAATCGACGCACAGCAGGACGAGTTGGACAGGGGCTTTTCCTACCAGGCGAATGCCGAAGCCGAAGGGATCCGGTTCGAAGAATTCCACGGCTCTTTCAAGGGACGGTGGGCCCAGTCGCTGCTCACACGGCGGCGCCCCGCATCGGCAAGCATCGATGTATCGCTCGTCAGGGATTTCGGCGCAGAAGGGCGTAACCTGATCCTCTTCACGTACGACCATCTGCGCAGGGAATTCTACACGTCCGCCGATCTGGATGTCAGGAGAGTCTATCAAACCTCCGACAACATCTTCAGGCGGGACGCGGCGTCCTACGAGGTTTCCGACCAACTCGAATATCATGCTTCGGACAGGATGCAATTGGTTTTTCGCGGCGGCATGCTGACCCGCATCATCGACCGCGGATTGCAGTACAAAGTGATGGCGGGAAACTCGAACCCTCTCCTTGATACACGCATACAGGAAACACAGTTGTACGGTGAGGCGGGGACTTCGTATCAGCCCGTGTACTGGCTCGGCCTCGATGTCAACCTTGCCTATCGGGAAAGGGAAGAGAGGCACCAGGTCACGGAGTCGGGCGATGTGCCGATTTCCCTTTTCGAACGGCAGCAACGTTCGGAGCGAAGGCTGGAAAACATCGCACGGCGGACCAGTCTCTCATCGCAGGTCCGTACACTGTTATCCGAATCTGACCAGTTGAACTTTGCAGGATCAGCAAGTATCTTACGATACGACACGCCGGATAGCACAAATGTCGATGAGCGCGACGAACTCCTCGTTTCCATCGGATTACAGGAAATTCATCAGTTCAGCAGTGCTCTCAGTCTCAGCCTCGTTGCTGATGTTTCGCTGAGTCACCTGGTCTATCTGAAAAGTGTCCAGAGCGCCAATAACAACTGGAATCGGGTGCTTCGGTTCTCACCGACCGTCGTCTACGCCCCGGCTGAGGGGTTTCGCACCGTAAATCAGGCCGAGGTGCTCGGAAACTATACTGTGTATGACTTCGAGGATCAGGGAGCGCTCACGAGGAGCTTCTCCTTCCGGCAGGCCTCCTGGCTGGACTCTACGACCTTTCGACTTTCACAACTCCTGAGCGCCGCTTTCGTAGGAGAAGTAAGGGTCTATGAACGCGGGATTCTGATGTGGAGTGAGTTCAAGGAACGCCCGCAGGATTATTTCGTTGAACGGACGTACTGGCCCCGCGTCACCTACGCCGCAGCAGGCGGGCTCTCGCTGGGGGTCGGTTTTCGATACTTCAGTCAGGATCGGTACAAGTATCAGACCGGGACGAGGATATTTCTTCATCAGCTTGAATCCTCCGGACCGACGGTTGCCCTGACATGGGAAGGAACCGGATTCCAGCGGTTGGTGTTTGAAGGATGGAATGAAACACAGTGGCAGGACGGTCAACTGGTTCGAACAATCCCGAATCTCTTGTTGAAACTCAATTACTCACTTTGATGAAAAAGAAACCTCGTCAAAAGACAACTCGCACGATCGTCGGTCCACGCCCGGGGCCTGGTGTGCAGACGTTTACATTCGAGTGCACGGCAGATCCTAAAGAGATTCGAAAGGTCGAACCTTTCCTTCAACAGATCAGTGATGCAGCGCGCCTCGATGATGGAACGTTTTACCGGTTGCTGGTCGCCGGCACCGAAGCGGTAAACAACGGGATTCTCCATGGGAATAAAAGCAATCCCAAAAAAATGGTGTATGTGACATGCACACTGCGAAAGA is from Ignavibacteriales bacterium and encodes:
- a CDS encoding nucleoside hydrolase, coding for MPKPILIDTDTGVDDALALILAFRSPELSVKAITTVAGNIEVHKCTSNVHRVLDLLHTKDRPIVAQGAKHPLRRPLVIASEVHGSDGLGGVSQSLPPVKPYKLGNGVDTILDFCDRYGSKGTMVAIGPLTNLALALKSDKRIVCKVGHIVTMGGAFRVPGNTGPVAEFNYYVDPEAAHAVLNADIPVTVIPLDVTHQVVLMRKEMEYRAARRASAVAMTILKMTRDYMLYHLDTQGFNGGYLHDPMAVAVAAHPGLVKTRRTHVDVEAKGEYTRGMTVTDFKERRAAKRGNVHVALTVERDRFLRLFHERLWM
- a CDS encoding ATP-binding protein gives rise to the protein MKKKPRQKTTRTIVGPRPGPGVQTFTFECTADPKEIRKVEPFLQQISDAARLDDGTFYRLLVAGTEAVNNGILHGNKSNPKKMVYVTCTLRKNELVFRVRDEGKGFKPESVPDPLEEKNLLKTSGRGIFLMRSLADKVSFKVTKEGTEVELVIDLNHHG